One genomic segment of Coffea arabica cultivar ET-39 chromosome 6e, Coffea Arabica ET-39 HiFi, whole genome shotgun sequence includes these proteins:
- the LOC140009892 gene encoding uncharacterized protein: MEEQLAPIDKDLLRRLDQFDDFMKKNQGLSRHGGLDYDELCLFPNIQLPLGFKSPKFSKYDGTRNPKTHLKMFANKLGKPVDDENLPMCLCSKSLERDALNWYSNLKSGEVKFWFDLSTVFVKQYEFNYVAPTRTTLEGTKRTPSEDHKTYAKWWRKLAAKVESPMTEEEIIHTFIKAHDPPYVEEIFRMTGSSFAAIINKLEEYDEFVKAGKIVNVSALKLQLDALQNQSNSGKKPSFKEKEGEIAFIWDQGPSFRPRIRNHPTYSVPYPEIQTQKQFRTFTNLGRPIDQLYEQLKAAGKIGTVSPKLYPRGPPAGYDPQAICDYHFGSLGHITDFVDPTQYIVNETEVFGVMEADHARMRKLPSVEEPITNDNIEKKLKSFVFEKEEPFIIGGGPSEFDNSKALFILDLPFFEWDISKPVILEFSEQMPTKAKVQSPTPKPFVSENEAVDFLKMLKRSEYKIVEQLDRMSAQISFLNLLLTSELHREALLKTLNEVRVPKDILVDKCSNIVENVLAANHITFSIDGLTVEGIGHNRALYISVRCNGKLLPRVLVDNGSALNISPWNTLTKLGFLDIKLRPSATVVRGFDGSRRESMGEMDLVLEIDPAQFQVTCQVMDFSSVYKLRRPWIHASNSVSSSLHQMLRFIVNDQLITVFAEDDCTMIVDAKCKGEDRKRTPISSHQVANIVSVGWVSRNKLLTKSDFPEASIMMAREMIRDGYEIGKGFGRELQGILEPIEILTQKNIFGLGFHPTVKDKREMQARKQAEKEGISTDIVVHRLPTDPKILPVKQKPLFKKSGEVRVCVDYRDLNKASPKDDFPLPNIRILLDNTTGHEIESFGDYFAGYHQILMAKEDREKTSFITPWETFCYRVMPFRLKNTRATYQRTMTTLFHEMIHKEMEVYVDDIIIKSKKVENYLVDLKKLLERLRRYNLKLNPAKCAFGAPAGISTDIVVHRLPTDPKILPVKQKPLFKKSGEVRVCVDYRDLNKASPKDDFPLPNIRILLDNTTGHEIESFGDYFAGYHQILMAKEDREKTSFITPWETFCYRVMPFRLKNTRATYQRTMTTLFHEMIHKEMEVYVDDIIIKSKKVENYLVDLKKLLERLRRYNLKLNPAKCAFGAPAGISTDIVVHRLPTDPKILPVKQKPLFKKSGEVRVCVDYRDLNKRTMTTLFHEMIHKEMEVYVDDIIIKSKKVENYLVDLKKLLKG; this comes from the exons ATGGAGGAACAACTCGCACCTATTGACAAGGACCTGTTGAGAAGGTTGGATCAATTCGATGATTTTATGAAAAAGAATCAAGGATTGAGTAGGCATGGTGGATTGGACTACGATGAATTGTGTCTTTTTCCAAATATTCAGCTACCGTTGGGATTCAAAAGCCCTAAATTCAGCAAGTATGATGGAACTAGAAATCCTAAGACGCATCTCAAGATGTTTGCAAACAAGTTAGGTAAACCTGTGGATGATGAAAATTTGCCTATGTGTCTATGTTCAAAAAGTTTGGAGAGAGATGCTCTAAATTGGtattcaaatttaaagtctGGAGAGGTCAAATTCTGGTTTGATCTGTCAACAGTTTTTGTGAAGCAATATGAATTTAACTATGTGGCACCGACACGTACAACACTGGAGGGTACGAAAAGAACGCCGTCGGAAGATCACAAGACCTACGCAAAGTGGTGGAGAAAGTTAGCTGCCAAAGTGGAGTCTCCTATGACTGAGGAGGAGATTATTCATACTTTCATCAAGGCTCATGATCCACCCTACGTTGAAGAGatctttcgcatgactggaagTTCGTTTGCTGCTATCATTAATAAATTGGAGGAGTATGATGAGTTTGTCAAAgcaggaaagattgttaatgtgtctgcatTAAAGTTGCAATTGGATGCTCTACAAAATCAAAGCAATAGTGGAAAAAAGCCTTCATTTaaggaaaaagaaggagaaattGCTTTTATATGGGATCAAGGCCCGTCTTTCAGACCCAGAATCCGAAACCATCCCACATATTCTGTTCCTTACCC CGAAATTCAAACTCAGAAGCAATTTCGAACCTTCACCAATTTGGGCCGACCTATTGATCAATTGTATGAGCAGTTAAAAGCAGCTGGAAAAATTGGCACTGTTTCTCCCAAACTCTATCCCAGAGGTCCTCCTGCCGGTTATGATCCGCAAGCAATTTGTGATTATCATTTTGGAAGTCTAGGTCATATCACTG ATTTTGTCGATCCCACTCAGTACATTGTAAATGAAACTGAGGTGTTTGGCGTAATGGAGGCTGACCATGCGAGAATGAGGAAACTGCCGTCTGTCGAAGAGCCCATAACTAATGATAATATTGAGAAAAAGTTGAAATCTTTTGTGTTTGAAAAAGAGGAGCCATTTATAATAGGAGGAGGGCCTTCCGAATTTGACAATTCTAAAGCTCTTTTTATTCTGGATCTACCATTTTTTGAATGGGATATATCAAAACCTGTCATTCTCGAATTTTCGGAACAAATGCCT ACCAAGGCCAAGGTTCAATCACCGACGCCCAAGCCCTTTGTGTCTGAAAATGAAGCCGTGGATTTCTTAAAAATGCTGAAGAGAAGTGAGTACAAAATAGTAGAACAGTTGGATAGGATGTCTGCTCAGATttcttttctgaatcttctcttgaCCTCCGAGCTACACAGAGAAGCATTGCTCAAAACCCTGAACGAAGTTCGAGTCCCTAAAGATATCCTTGTGGATAAATGTTCTAATATTGTGGAAAATGTACTTGCTGCTAATCATATCACCTTCTCCATTGATGGTCTGACTGTAGAAGGGATCGGGCATAACAGAGCCTTGTATATATCAGTCCGCTGCAATGGAAAGCTGTTGCCGAGAGTCTTGGTGGACAATGGGTCAGCACTGAATATCAGTCCATGGAACACTCTTACTAAACTTGGATTTCTTGACATTAAACTCCGTCCATCTGCAACTGTGGTTAGAGGGTTCGATGGTTCAAGGAGGGAATCTATGGGTGAAATGGATCTGGTATTGGAGATAGACcctgctcaattccaagttactTGCCAAGTGATGGACTTCTCCAGTGTTTACAAACTTAGAAGACCTTGGATACATGCTTCCAACTCAGTGTCATCTTCTCTGCATCAAATGTTGAGGTTTATCGTGAATGATCAGCTCATTACTGTGTTTGCTGAGGATGATTGTACCATGATCGTTGATGCAAAGTGCAAAGGTGAAGACAGAAAAAGGACTCCAATTTCATCTCATCAGGTTGCTAACATTGTCTCTGTGGGATGGGTATCCAGAAATAAGTTGCTGACTAAATCAGACTTTCCAGAAGCCAGTATTATGATGGCTAGGGAGATGATCCGAGATGGATATGAAATAGGAAAAGGTTTTGGACGAGAATTGCAAGGAATTTTGGAGCCAATAGAGATCCTGAcgcaaaaaaatatatttggacTGGGATTTCATCCAACTGTCAAGGATAAAAGAGAAATGCAAGCTCGAAAACAAGCTGAAAAGGAGG GGATCTCTACAGACATAGTGGTTCACAGGTTGCCAACTGATCCAAAAATTTTACCTGTAAAGCAGAAGCCAC TGTTTAAGAAATCTGGGGAGGTGCGAGTATGTGTTGATTATAGAGATCTGAATAAGGCCAGTccgaaagatgattttcctttgCCAAATATTCGTATTCTTTTGGACAATACTACTGGACACGAAATTGAATCTTTTGGTGATTATTTTGCTGGGTATCATCAAATCTTGATGGCAAAAGAAGACAGAGAGAAAACTTCTTTTATCACCCCATGGGAAACCTTTTGTTATCGAGTGATGCCTTTCAGGTTGAAAAATACTAGAGCTActtatcagaggaccatgactaCCCTGTTCCATGAAATGATCCACAAAGAGATGGAGGTTtacgtggatgatatcataattAAATCAAAGAAGGTCGAGAACTATTTGGTTGATTTAAAGAAGCTGTTGGAAAGGTTGAGAAGATATAATTTGAAGTTGAACCCTGCGAAATGTGCTTTTGGAGCCCCCGCTG GGATCTCTACAGACATAGTAGTTCACAGGTTGCCAACTGATCCAAAAATTTTACCTGTAAAGCAGAAGCCAC TGTTTAAGAAATCTGGGGAGGTGCGAGTATGTGTTGATTATAGAGATCTGAATAAGGCCAGTccgaaagatgattttcctttgCCAAATATTCGTATTCTTTTGGACAATACTACTGGACACGAAATTGAATCTTTTGGTGATTATTTTGCTGGGTATCATCAAATCTTGATGGCAAAAGAAGACAGAGAGAAAACTTCTTTTATCACCCCATGGGAAACCTTTTGTTATCGAGTGATGCCTTTCAGGTTGAAAAATACTAGAGCTActtatcagaggaccatgactaCCCTGTTCCATGAAATGATCCACAAAGAGATGGAGGTTtacgtggatgatatcataattAAATCAAAGAAGGTCGAGAACTATTTGGTTGATTTAAAGAAGCTGTTGGAAAGGTTGAGAAGATATAATTTGAAGTTGAACCCTGCGAAATGTGCTTTTGGAGCCCCCGCTG GGATCTCTACAGACATAGTAGTTCACAGGTTGCCAACTGATCCAAAAATTTTACCTGTAAAGCAGAAGCCAC TGTTTAAGAAATCTGGGGAGGTGCGAGTATGTGTTGATTATAGAGATCTGAATAAG aggaccatgactaCCCTGTTCCATGAAATGATCCACAAAGAGATGGAGGTTtacgtggatgatatcataattAAATCAAAGAAGGTCGAGAACTATTTGGTTGATTTAAAGAAGCTGTTGAAAGGTTGA
- the LOC140009893 gene encoding uncharacterized protein, whose protein sequence is MTEAHQNWHEKLSYALIAYRTTIKTSTGATPYSLMYGMEAVLPAEVEIPSLRILMEAQIEEAEWVRERHEQLSLIDEKRLNAICHGQCYQRRMARAYNKKVKPRLFEVGDKVLNEFSQYKRRLMENLLPIDKNHSLSRK, encoded by the coding sequence ATGACTGAAGCACACCAGAATTGGCATGAGAAACTGTCTTATGCACTGATAGCGTACAGAACTACGATCAAGACTTCTACTGGTGCAACTCCTTACTCTcttatgtatggaatggaagcagtATTGCCTGCagaagttgaaattccttccttACGCATTCTGATGGAAGCTCAGATTGAAGAAGCTGAATGGGTTAGAGAACGTCATGAGCAGTTGtctctgattgatgaaaagaggttgaatgctatctgtcatggaCAATGTTATCAGCGAAGAATGGCTCGCGCTTATAACAAAAAAGTTAAGCCTCGTTTGTTTGAAGTCGGAGATAAGGTTTTAAACGAATTTTCCCAATACAAGAGGAGGCTAATGGAAAATTTGCTCCCAATTGACAAGAACCATTCATTGTCAAGAAAGTGA